The window CAACGATGGGGTGTTCTGATAGTACTGGGGTTGTTTCTATTGGAAGGGGCCTTAGTTGTTTATTTCTTGGGATGGGGAATTATAGTACCCTTACTATTGTATGCCTTGCTCCCTTCGCTGTTCCTAAATATACTTATCGGATTGATGTTTTATATACGTGAGGACGAAGCCACCATACCCCCGAAATACCGAGCGAGATTGCCACTGCGCAGCGGTTTCCCTGACCCTTAAAAACATTCGACGGGGGATTTCCATTATAGGTTCAGCGGGAAGTGGGAAAACCGAATCCGTGGTCTATGCCTTATTGCAGCATTTTCAGAAACATGGGTTCTGTGGGGTCATCCACGATTACAAACATTTTGAGATCACCGAGCTGGCCTATCCGTTGTTCAAAAACCTAGGCATTCCTTTTCATATCGTGTCCTTTGATACCATCCATAAACGGGTGAACCCCATAGCGCCCCGATACCTGCCCGATGAGGAAAGCGTGAATGAGGTCTCCCGTGTCCTACTGGAAAACCTCCTCGAACAACGGGAGTCCGTTGCCCAAGGTTCCTCCAAGTTCTTCAACGATGCCGTCGAAGGTTTGCTGGGCGGATTGATCTGGATGCTCCGAACCCATCATCCCAAACACTGTACCCTCCCCCACCTTATCGCAGTGTACCAAACCTTGGAGCCCGAACATCTCATCCAATGGCTGAGCCAAGACCTGGTGGCCAAGGCCATGGCCGACGCCTTTATCGCAGGAAGAGCCTCCGAACGACAGACCGCCGGCGTGCTCTCTACCCTGGCCAATGCCTTAAAAAAGATATCGACCCAACGAATATTCATGGCCCTATCCGCCGATGAAGTAAATCTGGATATCAATAACCCCAAAAACCCTGCTGTCCTATCCATAGTCAACCATCCCAAATTTGAAACGGCCTACTCCCCCATCATTGCCACCATTCTCCATACCGTTATCAAACAGATGAGCCTTCGGGGGCAACATTCGTCCTTCGTATTGATGGAAGAGGCCCCGACCATTCGCCTGCTCAACATGCACCGGATCCCGGCCACCCTTCGTAGCTACGATATCACCACAGTCTACGTGATGCAGGACAAGGCCCAGAACGATATGATGTACGGCGATAAGGCCAGTAGGGCCATCCTCTCCAACCTCTCCTATCAGTTTTTTGGGAAGGCTAATGACCCGGATACCGCCTACTATTATGAACGTTTTTTTGAACTGGTCAAAAAGCCCATACGAAGCGTGAGCAAGAAAGCGGATTTTATGGCGTCAGACACCCGGATCACCAACATTGAACGGGAAGTAGGCAAGGTGCGGTCCGAGGAGTTCTTTCGATTGCGACAAGGGGAATTCATCGCCTTTTCGGATGGGAAGGACAGAAAGATACGGTTTCCGGTGCCCAAGGTCGAGCGGAATTTGCCAAAGTCCACATATCCTTCAAACAGCCCTGAAATTGCCGCCAATTTTCAACGCATACATTTGGAGGTAAAGGGTTTGTTTCAATAGCAATAAACCCCAATAAGCTTTACTTCTTGTAAAAGTAAGCTTACGATAATCTTGAAACTATCTATGTTTTCTTAAGCCACCGTTTTATTGAACTTTCAGTGTGAAACGAATCCATTGATTATAAAGAGTTTACTTTTTCGGTACACTTAAATAGTTTACCTTATATACCCTTTTTTATCCCTAAGATGAAGTTCGGTTATGCAAGAGTGAGCACAAAATCACAGAAACACGATTTGCAGGTGGATGCCTTTTTGAAAGAAGGAATCAAACCCAAGAACATTTATGCCGATATTTCATCTGGAGCAAAAGCGGAAAGAAAGGGTCTTGATGAACTTTTATCCATTTTGCGTGAAGGTGATACTCTTGTGGTTTGGAAATTGGACAGAATTGCCAGAAGCCTATCACATCTGACCAAGCTCATCGAAGATTTTGAAAAGAAGGGAATCCACTTCAAAAGCATTCAGGAAAGTTTCATTGATACCACTTCCCCACACGGCAGGTTTATCTTCAACTTATTTGCATCGGTTGCCCAATTGGAAAGGGACATCATTATTGAACGCACACGGGCAGGAATGGAAAGCTCAAGAAGACGTGGATTGAAAATTGGTCGGAAACCTGGTCTTAGTAAACAAGCATTGAACAAGGCTATATTGGCGGAAAGATACTATAGGGACAACAAACTGAGCATTGAGGAGATCATGAAACTCATTGATGTTGGTTCTAAAAAGACCCTCTATAAATATTTGGCGTACCAAGGCAGAAGAAAGTGTGTTGAGTGTGGAATTTTGTTTTGGGACAAGAAACAGGCTTTGGGTAAAGCTTATTGCAAAAATCACAAGAAGAAAATCAAACCCGATTGACTGTTTTACTCCCCTTTCACCGAAAACCCGATTTTTGATTAATGGAAATTTCCTACATTTATGACGTACATAATAATAACTAACCAAAACAAGTCAATGAAAAAATATCATTTTAACCCTCTTCACACTCTTATTATCTATACTAATATTAGATAATCACATATCGATTAGCTGCAATTGGGAGTTATTGAAAAGTATTTTTCGCCTTAAGGAACAAGGGATAATGCAGTTGATTTCTTAAGATCTACATGTTAAACACAAACACTTTACTTAATATGGTCAAAAAGGCCTTTTTTTTATTTCTGGTTATAAGTTGTATCAATTGCTCAAAGGATAGCTCTGATAATGAAATCAATGGGCCAAACCAAAGCGAAGAAAGATCGCCGGAAATATCCATATCCGAATTTAATGATTTGATTGAAAAAAGAACGAAGCTTAGAGTATCCATCACTGGTGTTGAGAATCAATCAAATACTAAGGTTTTGATAAATGATGTCGAGCTGATTTCAACCAATGATAAGGATTTTGAATTTGAAATAAACCCGTTTGATTATCCCAATGGCAACACAAAACTAACAGTCAAGTCTGAGGCATCCGGCAAGGAAAGTGTAAAAAACGAGGAATTTGAAATAAAAAAGTTGCTCTTTCGATCCTTTGGAGGGCTTTCCAGTGCATCGACTGATTCATACCTGGCCATCAACTTGCAAAGTACAGGGGAATTGGTGGCCTTCAAGAAAATTGTAACGTATGAAGACCCTATTTTCTTTCACGCTGAGGACAATTTTATAGAGGAGAACATCATTGTTACCCAATATGTTTTGGGCACGAATTCAACCTTTCATACAGCAAGGATGTACGGCCATGTGGAACCAGGTACCGAATTGATGGATACTCCACAGGTAGCAAATGCTTTGGGTGTGGATTTAATCGCCACCAACAAAAGTTCCAATTTTGATATCACGGTGGAGGGCACCATCAATTCAGGCCTATTTAAATCGCTTGGCAGAAACTACAGCTTTGCCAATTCCGCTTTCCCTGTTCTTGGTGTCAACTATGATCCTGGGCTTAGCTCGGATATATTTTTGTACTACTTTGATCAAAGCAATGAAGAAATTCTTAACAATTATCGATACCTCTCTATCAAAGATTTTTTTGATCAGACCATACAGTTTGATGAAATGTCCAGCCCTGAGGTCGAGGATGTTCTTACAGTGGAGTTACCAATGGAAGTCGAAAGGGCTACTATCGGTCTTTTTGGTTTTGCCAACGAAGATGAATACCGTGAAGATATGTTCAGGTCTGTCTTTCTGAACGACATTGAAACGGCAATTTCGGGTTTTACAGCAAGTTATCCTGACTTACCCGAATACCCAATAATGGTAAAGAGCATAGGTTTGGAACTTTCCAATGGGAATACACTGCGATTTGAACAAAGGGGAACCCCCGACCTTACTATACCCAATCTCACGGTACAACAAAACGATACGGAAATAGCAATAACCGGGGAATATGATTTTTCAGAGCTCAACATGGAAATTTCTCATCCAGATCCTGGGAGCAACCAAGTTTTTCGGATGATTTATAGAAATGCATCCCAAAATACCATAGATATGCCTTTTGGGCAATTGGAAATTCCTGAGGAAATCGTTTCTTTTCTCAATCAAAGAGGCCTTGAGGTTGGCTCACTCAACGATTCTGGCCATTTGGAGCTTCATATCTATGATTACGAGAATAATGTGTTTCCCAACGACGTATTTCACTTTACATTGAGAAGAGAATATGGTGACATGGTACAGTGGACCATGCCTATTAATAACTAATTTTACATAGCCATATCTAAGTTCAAATAAACGATTGATAAATCATTGTGAACGAAAATTCTTATATTAGAAAATTCCCCCGAATGTTCAACGTGAAACCTAATCTGGCATCCCTAAAATGAAAGCTAAAAAACTCCTTGATTTTTTTTTAGTTATAATGACTATGTCCTTTTTAACCTCTTGTTCCCAAAAGGGAACGATTGATCATCCAAAGGACATTTTTGAAGAAATGAGTTCTGGTGACGATTTGATGTCTTTTTTGGTGGAGATGGATGAAAGGGATATTGTCAAAGTTATTGAAAGTCTTGAAACCAAACTTAAAAGCATTGGATTCCAACACAATGAAAACCATCCTTTGGTCATAGGCAATGATACTCTGGTAAGACCTCAAGGAGCATTTATGTGGGTCAATTCCAGAAATGGAGTCTCCCTTTTCTTGTATGAACTCAAGAACAAGGACGAAGCAAATTCCCAATGGCCAGAATTCAGGGAACACATTGACCGGTACACTGGAATGAATCATGGAAAATTGGGTACCTTCTATTTGAAATTGGAACCTGAACATCCCACAAGTTTAAATGCCACCTTCCTATCCAATAAAAAAATAGTTCAGCTACGAAAGCCCTTGACTTTTGTCTCGTCAGGCACTTTTGAATTTAGTGAAGAACAACTAAAGGAAGTCAACTCCGCCAATAAAGATATGGTCAAAGTATTGGACTACTTGGTAGATGTTTTTGTTTCTGAAAAGAACCAGATTTATAGACCATTGAATGGTAAGTCCTTGACCGAAGATGAACGATTGTTCGGTTTCATCAATTTTTGGACAGAAGTAAAATACAATTTCGCCTTTTTTGATCAAGTGCCCAATCTTAATTGGGAGCAAGTATTGATCGACTATCTTCCCAAGGTTCGGAATGCCTCTTCTAATTTGGAATATTACCGGATTCTCCAAGAAGTTTGTGCTTTGCTCAATGATGGGCATACGAACATCTTTATTCCAAGTGAACTAGAATCGGAGTTTGGGTTCCCTGCTGTAACGATTTCTCCCATTGACGATGCTCTATTTATCACTAACACCGACATACAATTTGAGAAAAAAATTCCATTGGGGTCAAAACTGATAAAAGTAGACGGACTTACTGTTGAAAAATTTATTGAAAAGCAAATCAGGCCATACATCAGTTCTTCCACTGAACATATCCGCCGAAACATCGAAGCCCATGAAGTTCTGAAGGGCATGCGAACAGATTCCGTTAGAATAGAAATACTTACTCCAGAAAATCAATTGAGGCAGCTTTCACTTAGTCGCAATCCTTCCGATACAGAATGGATCATTAAAAATGAGCCCTGGGAACTTTCTTCTTTTAGAAAGATTGGTGATATAGCATATGTTTCTCTCAACTCTTTTGGCAACAGCCAAATTGTAGAAGAGTTTGAAGGCTACCTTGATAGTATTCAGTCTTCAAGAGCATTGATCATAGACCTTAGAAAAAATGGAGGTGGGAGCTCTTGGAATGGTTACAATATTTTAAAACACCTAACAGACCGGCCCATCATCACTTCTAAATGGAAAACCAGGGAGCACAAACCTGCCTACAAGGCCTGGGGCGCCTTTATTGATGGAGATTCGGACAACTTGGGTTCATGGGACCGAGAAGTTTTGGCTTCCTATAATGATGATTATTGGTTTGAAAGCGGACCCGATACCATTGCCCCCAGCAACAACCAGGTAATCAAATTGCCTACCGTAGTGCTCATTGGAAATAATACTGGGTCGGCAGCAGAGGATTTTCTAGTTGCTGCCGACCCGATTGACCATTTCACGACCATGGGAGATTTCACCTATGGAAGTACGGGACAACCTATGATACTACGATTGCCTGGCGGTGGAAAAGCCCGTATCTGTACCAAAAGAGACACTTATCCAGATGGGCGTGAGTTTGTTGGTTACGGAATCCAACCTGATATCTTGGCTCCAAAAACAATTGAGGATATTTTGACTGGGGAAGATTCAGTGTTGAATATGGCAATTAAAAGACTTACAGAAAGTAATTGAATGTACATTCACAGTTCAAATAAACGATAACCACCAGGCAATTGAATATGTTATGAGATTAATCCCTTCCGTAGACATTGAACTATTAACTTCATTTTCAAAGGAAGAAGTTGAAAGTATCCTAATGAATAATATCGGATCAAAAAGAGGAATAGAACTCAGATTTTCAAAAACAAAGATTGAAAAGCCATTTGAAGGATATTTTGCAAATGGACAATTTGAGATACAAAGGGCCATCAACTATAAAAATTCATTTCTTCCACAAATTAAAGGAACCGTGAGTGAAAGTATGAGCGGAACAATAGTTAGGGCCAAGTTTCAACTGCATGGCTTCGTGATAGCCTTTATGGTTGTTTGGCTAGGTGGGGTTTCGTTGGCTTTGTTAGGTTCTATTTATGCAATAATATCACATGAGGCAAATCCTGCCGTGGCAATAATCCCGCTAATAATGCTCGCTTTTGGAATTGCATTGGTTTATTTTGGCTTTAATTCCGAGAAAGAAAAATCCATCAATGAATTAAAGAGAATATTGAAAGCACATATTAAAAAATTTTAAAGTTCAATAAAACGATAACTTGCGACTGAAAGTGTATAAACAAAAATAATTTCAAACCGAAGATATCAGTTCTTAACTATATGAATACGGATAAGCAAATAGAGATTTACCAAGCTAATGATGGTTCCACTCAAATAAACGTTCAATTTGAGCAAGGTACCGTTTGGTTGACACAGGCGCAAATGGGTTAACTATTTAAAAAAAACAAACGTACAATTTCGGAGCAAATAAGAAACATTTTTAAAGAAGGTGAACTGGATGAAAAAATGGTTGTCCGGAAATCCCGGACAACCACTCAGCATGGACTTGGTGTATAACCCTTCCGAGGGCAGGGTAAGTGATACGGGTGACCTTGCCTATTACCATTGTACAGCCCTAGGAAATGGATTCATTAAATATTTAGTAGATTAAGAGGACCTGAGGCAACCAAAAGAACAGATAAGTATAACCCTTATTTACGCAATTAAGTGCAAACTAAAGAATAACGTTAAAAGCATACCAATCATAGGCGGTTAGCACAAATTGAACATCATGAGATTGACAATTCTTCAGATTTTAATATTTTTCTCAGGTAACCTAATTGCCGCACAAACTTCGCTCAAGGAAATTAACCTTGAAAATGGAGCATACAAGGTTGGATTTCGACACTATACAGCCACTGACAGCACACGAACTTATAGC is drawn from Flagellimonas sp. MMG031 and contains these coding sequences:
- a CDS encoding type IV secretion system DNA-binding domain-containing protein, encoding MRTKPPYPRNTERDCHCAAVSLTLKNIRRGISIIGSAGSGKTESVVYALLQHFQKHGFCGVIHDYKHFEITELAYPLFKNLGIPFHIVSFDTIHKRVNPIAPRYLPDEESVNEVSRVLLENLLEQRESVAQGSSKFFNDAVEGLLGGLIWMLRTHHPKHCTLPHLIAVYQTLEPEHLIQWLSQDLVAKAMADAFIAGRASERQTAGVLSTLANALKKISTQRIFMALSADEVNLDINNPKNPAVLSIVNHPKFETAYSPIIATILHTVIKQMSLRGQHSSFVLMEEAPTIRLLNMHRIPATLRSYDITTVYVMQDKAQNDMMYGDKASRAILSNLSYQFFGKANDPDTAYYYERFFELVKKPIRSVSKKADFMASDTRITNIEREVGKVRSEEFFRLRQGEFIAFSDGKDRKIRFPVPKVERNLPKSTYPSNSPEIAANFQRIHLEVKGLFQ
- a CDS encoding recombinase family protein yields the protein MKFGYARVSTKSQKHDLQVDAFLKEGIKPKNIYADISSGAKAERKGLDELLSILREGDTLVVWKLDRIARSLSHLTKLIEDFEKKGIHFKSIQESFIDTTSPHGRFIFNLFASVAQLERDIIIERTRAGMESSRRRGLKIGRKPGLSKQALNKAILAERYYRDNKLSIEEIMKLIDVGSKKTLYKYLAYQGRRKCVECGILFWDKKQALGKAYCKNHKKKIKPD
- a CDS encoding S41 family peptidase yields the protein MSFLTSCSQKGTIDHPKDIFEEMSSGDDLMSFLVEMDERDIVKVIESLETKLKSIGFQHNENHPLVIGNDTLVRPQGAFMWVNSRNGVSLFLYELKNKDEANSQWPEFREHIDRYTGMNHGKLGTFYLKLEPEHPTSLNATFLSNKKIVQLRKPLTFVSSGTFEFSEEQLKEVNSANKDMVKVLDYLVDVFVSEKNQIYRPLNGKSLTEDERLFGFINFWTEVKYNFAFFDQVPNLNWEQVLIDYLPKVRNASSNLEYYRILQEVCALLNDGHTNIFIPSELESEFGFPAVTISPIDDALFITNTDIQFEKKIPLGSKLIKVDGLTVEKFIEKQIRPYISSSTEHIRRNIEAHEVLKGMRTDSVRIEILTPENQLRQLSLSRNPSDTEWIIKNEPWELSSFRKIGDIAYVSLNSFGNSQIVEEFEGYLDSIQSSRALIIDLRKNGGGSSWNGYNILKHLTDRPIITSKWKTREHKPAYKAWGAFIDGDSDNLGSWDREVLASYNDDYWFESGPDTIAPSNNQVIKLPTVVLIGNNTGSAAEDFLVAADPIDHFTTMGDFTYGSTGQPMILRLPGGGKARICTKRDTYPDGREFVGYGIQPDILAPKTIEDILTGEDSVLNMAIKRLTESN